The following nucleotide sequence is from Halobacillus mangrovi.
AGCCCCAATTGAAGAATACACAGATACTGACGGTGCTGACGCAGCGGGAACGAATTTGGTTGCGGAAATGCCAGATGAAGAGATTATATGTGGATGTAATGGAGTGACAAAAGGAACCATTGTTGAATCCATAAACAGTCAAGGCCTCTCAACTGTAGAACAAGTGAAAGGCTGTACAAATGCCTCTAGATCGTGCGGAGGATGTAAATCGTTAGTATCGGAACTCTTAGAACATACCTTGGGAGATGAATTTGATCAAAACCATAAAGAATCAATTTGTGCTTGTACGACTCTTTCAAAAGAGGAAGTAGTCGAAGAAATTAAAGCAAAAGGACTAACCCACACAAAAGAAGTTATGAATGTTCTTGGTTGGGAGTCAGAAGAAGGATGTTCCAAGTGTAAACCTGCTTTGAACTATTACCTTGGCATGCTTAATCCTAAAGAATATCAAGATGAAAAACAATCCCGCTTTGTAAACGAACGTTTGCACGCGAACATCCAAAAGGACGGTACGTATTCAGTCGTACCTCGGATGTACGGAGGAGTAACCAATTCGAATGATTTAAGAAAGATAGCCGATGTGGCAGATAAATATGAAGTGAAATTAATCAAAGTCACGGGAGGTCAACGTTTGGATCTGCTTGGGGTACAAAAAGAAGATTTGCCGCAAATTTGGTCTGAATTGGACATGCCCTCCGGGTCTGCTTATGCAAAAGGACTGCGAACAGTGAAAACATGTGTTGGAGCTGACTTTTGCCGATTCGGAACTCAGGATTCTATCGGGCTAGGAGTTCGCTTGGAAAAGAAATTCGAAGGTCTAAATACCCCTCACAAAGTAAAAATGAGTGTATCTGCCTGCCCTAGAAACTGCGCAGAGGGATCGGTCAAAGATATAGGGGTTGTCGGGCTGGATGGAGAGTTTGAAATCTATGTTGGCGGGAATGGCGGCACGCATATGAGGAAAGCAGAATTGTTAAGTAAAGTGAAAACAGAGGAAGAAGTTATAGACACTTCAGCCGCGTTTTTACAATATTACAGGGAGGATGCTAATTATTTAGAGCGAACATCAGCATGGGTGGAAAGAGTCGGTCTTGATCAGATCAAATCCGTCCTATCAGATAAGAAAACGTTCATAGATTTAAACCATAGAATGAATGAAGCATTGTCTGTTCTTAAGGACCCATGGAAGGAAGCGTTGGAAGATCAGAACATTCTAAAAGATCTCTATCAAAATGTAAAAGTACCTTCAGGTTCTCACTAATCTAGAGGAGTGGTTTCGATGGAAACGTTGCTAAATGAAGTCTTTGTTGCAAAAGTAGAAGATTTGCCTGAAAAGATTGGAAAGACCACAGTAGTTGGCGATCTTGAGCTCGCTATATTTAAATTGGATAATGGCAAAGTCCATGCGATAGAAAATCGTTGTCCTCACAAAGGTGGCGTATTAGCTGAAGGGTTGGTTAGCGGCGAGCATGTTTTCTGCCCGATGCATGACTGGAAGATTAGCGTCAAAAATGGAAAGGTACAGGAACCAGATGTGGGTTGTGTTCAAACGTTTGAGGTGGCGATAAAGAACGAGGAAGTATATGTCCTATTGCCCGAGTAGTAAGAGATTGTCAGCTTACTTAGTGAAGTGTATACAAATTTGAGGAGGAATGATATGTCAAAGGTGTACCTAGTTGGAGCTGGACCAGGAGATGCAGAATTGATTACAGTTAAAGCTCTGAAGTGTATTCAAAAGGCTGATGTGATTTTATATGACAGGTTAGTGAATGAAGATCTGCTTGAGGAAGCTAAATCTGATGTAGACCTAGTCTTTTGCGGGAAGCATCCAAAGTTTCATATTATAAAACAGGAAACGATCAACCATCTGCTAGTGAAATACGCTAAACAAGGAAAAACCGTGACACGGCTGAAGGGTGGTGATCCGTTTGTGTTTGGAAGAGGGGCTGAAGAGGCAGAAGAATTAGCCAAGCACGGAATCTCCTTTGAGGTTGTTCCGGGGATTACTTCTGGAATTGCTGCGCCTGCTTATGCTGGAATTCCAATTACTCATAGAGATATGGGAAGTTCATTTGCTGTAGTCGCAGGACATCGATGTAAAGGAAAGCATGAGGAAGTGGATTGGAAAAGTTTAGCCAAAGGTGTGGATACACTGGCCATCTACATGGGGGTCAGCAACCTTCCATACATACGCGAACAACTCCTTCTGAATGACAAAAACAAGGGGACTCCTGTCGCTCTCATTGAACAGGGGACCACCGAGCATCAGAGAGTTGTATCGGGGACACTCGATAACATTGTCGATATAGTAGAAAAGTCAAAAGTTAAGAACCCTGCAATGATTATAGTAGGAGAAGTCGTACGTTTTCGAGACCGTCTCCATCAACTGAGCTTATTAAACCACAATCCAGTTCCTGAGACAGATGTTATAGAAGCTTGAGAAGGGAAGGTTAGAATGGAAGCAGTGCTTTATGTTGGTCATGGAAGTCGTATGAAGGGAGCAGTGGATGAGGCAGCTCATTTTATAAATAAGGCTATGAAATTAGTGGATACCCCCATACAAGAATATTGCTTTTTGGAACTATCAGGACCTGATATTAAAGAAGGTGTTAATAATTGCGTGCAGCGAGGAGCAACTTCTATTACTGTTGTTCCAGTCTTATTATTAACTGCTGCTCATGCAAAAGTAGATATTCCTCATACATTAAATAAAGTCGCTGTGAGCCACCCGGATTTGAAGTTTACTTACGGGAGACCGCTCGGGGTTCAGGAAAAAATCATTGATGCTTTAATTGAAAGAATTAAAGACCGAAAAATCATTACAAACGATATGGATATTCTGCTGGTAGGGCGTGGGAGCAGCGATAAGGATGCAGTGCAAGATATCTGTACGATTGCAAAGCTCCTGAAAAAAAGGACTCATGTAAACAGTGTAGAGGTTTGTTTTCTGGCAGCTGCCTCCCCCCGTTTTGAGCCAAAAGTGAAGAGGGCAGCAAAGCAAGGAAAGAAAAATGTTATCATTCTTCCTTATCTATTATTCACAGGGGTCTTAATGACTTCGATTCATAAAACTGTTAATGAGCTTAGTTTGTCTCCGGAACAGAGCTTTATTGTTAGTGAATATTTAGGCGATCATCCTAATCTTTATCATTTACTAAAAGACCGTGTGTTTGAAGCGAGGAAAAGTTGTTTTACAGTAGACGTGAAGCATAGTTGAAATATGCAGCCGTCCCATAGTGGGGCGGTTTTTCACATTAATAAAATGTTCTAATAAAAAGCTCAGTTAAAAGTTGAGATTAATAATTTAGTGATTTGTTCAACTAAATAGCAGGATAGTGGAAGACTCGATTTCGATGTGCTGTGAGCTTTCCGTTGCCCTAAGTAGAATTTGGAGGTCCGAGAAATCACTCGCTTTCCGTGGGCATGTGCTGAGCCTTCTCGAGCTAAAGCTCTCCGGGTTCTCACCTATCATGTTCATCCCACAGGAGTCTCGCGATTTCTCAGACCTCCTTACGGCTGTTGGGAGAAACGAAACGTTATTGGTACCGAAAATCTATCTGTAACTTAGGAAATCAATGCCTCCTTACTCCTGTTAAATGGGGCCGTTCATTACACTATAGATGAGTTGTTTTCCAGCCAACCTTACGCCTATTACGCAACGGCGCTGAGAATATCTTGAATTTAAGTCTTCAGGATAAGGAGGCATTTTTTGTAGATGGATTGAGGAATATCAATAAAAAGAAGTATGCTTCCGCTGCTAGGGGGTGATGGAAGCATACTTTACAAGTGGTTTCATTGAATAGATTACTTATCAAATAAGAGAATGTTTTATAGCAAAATAGCTTTTCCAAAGACAAAGCTTATTTTGCTACCCACATCTTTACCGCAAGGACTAAAAATGAGAATACATTAACATTTTTTGTTCTTCGGATAGTTAAGACCTCCCAATTATCTGAATGTTTTGATTAATATAAGATTACCATGTGACTTACAAGCTTAAAACCTTTCTGTGAGGAAACCTTACAAGGAAAATTGAATAAAAAAAGCTTGAGGGGAGAAAACCTCAAGCTTTTCTAAGTATATAACAATATATCTTTACATCTCCTCTTTTATTCCTTTTCTAACGAGTACCCAGTTGGCTGGATAACTTGTAATAAAACCTAAGATCATCGCGATTTGCATCATAAACCAGTATGTCGCTTCATTTGGCTTCGGCGGTTCACTGAACAGAACAAAATGGACAATGGCCATCCATCCAAACATCCCGACTTCAAATGCTATTAAAGAAACGGAGTCCGCTTTAACGGCTGCTTTAATAGCTCCCATTACGCCTTGTTCCTTGTTCATAGGGTATATGGCGTAGAATTGAAAGATGATACCGAAGATATACGCCAAAATGAATTCAACTACATAGTGGGCGAATAGAACGGAACCTGCTATCATTAGACCTGTAAGAGCAACAATCGGAACGCCGACCGCATCACCGAATGTACACCCAGCTGAGCAGTGGCTTGTGGATACGAATACTTTAGCTGGACGGCCGCGGCGGTCTTCTTTTTCATTGTCTTTTGCTTTTAAACGGCCCCATTTGAAATAGGTCCAGAGAGCAATCGGGCCGAAAAACCATCCATTGATCGGCCACACGAAATTCATAACCTTCATCATTTGAGGATGTCTGATCACATCAACTATGATAATGATAGAAGATAGGATTCCAATTCCTAATGCTATCCAAGAAATAAAAGCTAACATCCAATCACCTCAGAATTTTTATTGTACTTATAACCGATACCCCCTAAGTGTATAAAATAAAACATTCCAGCATTAACTAATTATATTGAGGCTGATTTGTTGACTGTAAATACCTATGCGGGGTATATTAAAGACTAACAGGAGGAAAAAAATATGTGTGAACATACATTACCAGAGAATAGCGGAAAAAAGCCCGCAAAACCTAGGACAGATGAAGAGAAACAAGCGGTCATGAATCGATTGAAACGAATAGAAGGTCAAGTTAGAGGTATTCAAAAGATGGTAGAAAATGATCGTTATTGTGTTGATGTTCTTGTGCAAATCTCAGCGATCAATAAAGCTTTGAATAAAGTGGGATATTCCCTATTAGAACGACACACTCATCATTGTGTCGCAGGAGCCATTAAAAAAGGTGAAGGGGAAGAAGCCATTGATGAGTTGATGAAAGTGATTCAGCAATTCTCCAAATAAGGAGGTTCAAACATGGGTCAACAAAAAGACATGGCCATTGGAATAACAGGCATGACCTGTTCGGCATGTTCTACGAGAATTGAAAAAGTCCTAAACAAAATGGATGGTGTCGAGGCAAACGTCAATTTGACAATGGAACATGCAACAGTAAAATATGATCCTGAACAAGTTGAGCCTGAAGACATTACGGCCCGTATTGAGAAACTCGGATATGGGGTGCAGAAAGAGCGCGTTGAACTCGATATTCACGGCATGACGTGTTCAGCTTGTTCTTCTCGTATTCAGAAGGTACTGAACAAAGCAAGCGGAGTTGACCAGGCCACCGTGAATTTAGCCACGGAAGCAGGGGTTGTCGAATATGATCCTAGCACCATTTCCGTTGATGATATCATTGCAAAAGTGAAAAAACTTGGATATGAAGCGGTTGTAAAAAAAGATAGAGAAGAGCAGGCAGATCATAAGGAAGAAGAAATTAAGCGGAAAAAGCGGCAGTTATGGATATCTGCTCTTCTTTCCTTGCCTCTTCTTTACACAATGATTGGTCATTTCCCATGGGATCTTGGCATTCCAGTCCCACATCTATTTATGAATCCTTGGTTCCAATTTGTTTTAGCAACACCCGTTCAGTTTTATATCGGAGCACCTTTTTACAAGGGTGCATACAGAGCGCTCAGCAATAAGAGTGCGAATATGGATGTTCTTGTTGCTTTAGGAACTTCTGCTGCTTATTTTTACAGTGTTGTAGAAGCAATCAGGTGGCAGTTAAACCCAGGTCTTGAACCTGAGCTTTACTTTGAAACTAGTGCGGTACTGATTACGCTTATTTTAGTTGGGAAACTATTTGAAGCGTTAGCCAAAGGCAGAACGACCGCAGCGCTTACGAAGCTTCTGAGCCTTCAGGCAAAAGAAGCGACAGTGCTGCGAGACGGAATAGAAGAAAAAATCCCTGTAGATCAAGTTCAGGTTGGAGATGTATTATTGGTGAAGCCTGGAGAGAAAATACCCGTAGATGGTATGGTCATAAAGGGTGCATCCTCCGTTGATGAATCCATGATTACAGGTGAATCCATTCCTATTGAGAAAAATGAAAATGATCCGGTCATTGGCGCTACCATCAACAAGAATGGGACCATCCAAATGAAAGCTGAGCGAGTAGGAAAAGATACAGCGCTTTCCGGTATCGTAAAGATAGTTGAAGAGGCTCAAGGTTCTAAAGCTCCTATACAGCGAACAGCTGATGTCATATCCGGGATTTTTGTCCCGATTGTTGTTGGGATTTCTGTTCTGACCTTTATCACCTGGTATTTTGTTGTATCTCCAGGCGAGTTGCCGCAAGCGCTTGAGGCAGCCATTGCTGTTCTGGTTATTGCCTGTCCATGTGCACTCGGACTCGCCACACCGACATCCATCATGGTTGGAACGGGAAAAGGGGCAGAACAGGGCATTCTGTATAAAGGCGGGGAGTATCTAGAAGGAACTCATCGTTTAACTACCGTTTTACTTGATAAGACGGGGACAGTTACAAAAGGTCAACCGGAAGTGACGGATTTTGTTGCTTTTCATAATGATGAAAGCTCTCTGCTTAAGGATGTCATCGCTGCTGAAAAGGCTTCAGAACATCCTTTGGCTGAAGCCATCGTTTCCTATGGAGCAGAAAAAGGTGTCGAGCCGCAAGAAGCTTCAAATTTCGAAGCGATACCTGGCTACGGCATTCAAGCAGATGTTGAAGGACGACGGGTTCACATCGGTACACGAAAACTTATGGAACTCGAGAACCTTTCTCACGAAGAATATAATGCTACTCTTTCTGGTTTAGAGGAAGAAGGCAAGACGGCGATGCTCATAGCGGTAGATGGAGTCATAAAGGGCTATGTAGCTGTGGCAGATACAGTGAAAGAAACGTCTAAACGAGCGATTCAAGAAATGAAAAAACTTGGCCTTGAGGTGTATATGGTAACGGGTGACAATGAGCGTACAGCACGTGCGATCGCGTCCCAAGTAGGGATTGATGGAGTATTTTCTGAAGTGTTACCTGAACAAAAAGCTGAAAAAGTCAAAGAATTGCAAAGTCAAGGGCAGAAAGTGGCTATGGTCGGCGACGGAATCAACGATGCTCCGTCTCTAGCGACAGCTGATATTGGTATTGCCATTGGTACAGGTACTGACGTTGCCATCGAGACCGCGGATATCACCTTGATGGGCGGCGATCTCATGCATTTAAGCAAAGCAATCGTTCTTAGTCGGAAAACGATAAAGAATATACGTCAAAACTTGTTCTGGGCCCTTGCTTACAATACGGCAGGTATACCAGTTGCGGCCATCGGATTGTTGGCCCCTTGGGTCGCAGGTGCTGCCATGGCCTTCAGTTCGGTCAGTGTCGTAAGCAACTCTCTTCGTTTGAAGCGAGCCAAAATATAACAACTAAGAAAGGTGGATGGAAGAATGCAAACTACACTAAAAGTTGAAGGAATGACATGTGGGCATTGTGAAAAAGCTGTCAAAGGAGCTCTT
It contains:
- a CDS encoding metal-sensing transcriptional repressor; protein product: MCEHTLPENSGKKPAKPRTDEEKQAVMNRLKRIEGQVRGIQKMVENDRYCVDVLVQISAINKALNKVGYSLLERHTHHCVAGAIKKGEGEEAIDELMKVIQQFSK
- the nirB gene encoding nitrite reductase large subunit NirB, encoding MAKQKLVLIGNGMAGIRAIEEVLKLSPEKFEITVFGSEPYPNYNRIELSKVLQGDTKIDDITLNSWQWYEENDILLYPGETVTVIDKDRQRIYTDKDRQVDFDKLIIATGSVPFMLPLPGADKDGVTAFRDIKDCENMMDCANQYKKAVVIGGGLLGLEAARGLLNLGMKVDVVHIADYLMERQLDKTAGKMLQSELEEQGMNFLLEKQSAEITGQDRVEGLKFKDGEEIEADLVVMAVGIRPNISLAKESGIPVNRGIIVNDYLETQVPNIFAVGECAEHREMVYGLVAPLYQQGKEMALKICELEGEGYEGSVLSTQLKVSGVDVFSTGKINEDEGTKSIKVFDDWKGIYKKVLIDDGKITGAVLFGDTKDGNRLLSLINKEAPIEEYTDTDGADAAGTNLVAEMPDEEIICGCNGVTKGTIVESINSQGLSTVEQVKGCTNASRSCGGCKSLVSELLEHTLGDEFDQNHKESICACTTLSKEEVVEEIKAKGLTHTKEVMNVLGWESEEGCSKCKPALNYYLGMLNPKEYQDEKQSRFVNERLHANIQKDGTYSVVPRMYGGVTNSNDLRKIADVADKYEVKLIKVTGGQRLDLLGVQKEDLPQIWSELDMPSGSAYAKGLRTVKTCVGADFCRFGTQDSIGLGVRLEKKFEGLNTPHKVKMSVSACPRNCAEGSVKDIGVVGLDGEFEIYVGGNGGTHMRKAELLSKVKTEEEVIDTSAAFLQYYREDANYLERTSAWVERVGLDQIKSVLSDKKTFIDLNHRMNEALSVLKDPWKEALEDQNILKDLYQNVKVPSGSH
- the cobA gene encoding uroporphyrinogen-III C-methyltransferase, whose protein sequence is MSKVYLVGAGPGDAELITVKALKCIQKADVILYDRLVNEDLLEEAKSDVDLVFCGKHPKFHIIKQETINHLLVKYAKQGKTVTRLKGGDPFVFGRGAEEAEELAKHGISFEVVPGITSGIAAPAYAGIPITHRDMGSSFAVVAGHRCKGKHEEVDWKSLAKGVDTLAIYMGVSNLPYIREQLLLNDKNKGTPVALIEQGTTEHQRVVSGTLDNIVDIVEKSKVKNPAMIIVGEVVRFRDRLHQLSLLNHNPVPETDVIEA
- a CDS encoding heavy metal translocating P-type ATPase, which encodes MGQQKDMAIGITGMTCSACSTRIEKVLNKMDGVEANVNLTMEHATVKYDPEQVEPEDITARIEKLGYGVQKERVELDIHGMTCSACSSRIQKVLNKASGVDQATVNLATEAGVVEYDPSTISVDDIIAKVKKLGYEAVVKKDREEQADHKEEEIKRKKRQLWISALLSLPLLYTMIGHFPWDLGIPVPHLFMNPWFQFVLATPVQFYIGAPFYKGAYRALSNKSANMDVLVALGTSAAYFYSVVEAIRWQLNPGLEPELYFETSAVLITLILVGKLFEALAKGRTTAALTKLLSLQAKEATVLRDGIEEKIPVDQVQVGDVLLVKPGEKIPVDGMVIKGASSVDESMITGESIPIEKNENDPVIGATINKNGTIQMKAERVGKDTALSGIVKIVEEAQGSKAPIQRTADVISGIFVPIVVGISVLTFITWYFVVSPGELPQALEAAIAVLVIACPCALGLATPTSIMVGTGKGAEQGILYKGGEYLEGTHRLTTVLLDKTGTVTKGQPEVTDFVAFHNDESSLLKDVIAAEKASEHPLAEAIVSYGAEKGVEPQEASNFEAIPGYGIQADVEGRRVHIGTRKLMELENLSHEEYNATLSGLEEEGKTAMLIAVDGVIKGYVAVADTVKETSKRAIQEMKKLGLEVYMVTGDNERTARAIASQVGIDGVFSEVLPEQKAEKVKELQSQGQKVAMVGDGINDAPSLATADIGIAIGTGTDVAIETADITLMGGDLMHLSKAIVLSRKTIKNIRQNLFWALAYNTAGIPVAAIGLLAPWVAGAAMAFSSVSVVSNSLRLKRAKI
- a CDS encoding sirohydrochlorin chelatase; amino-acid sequence: MEAVLYVGHGSRMKGAVDEAAHFINKAMKLVDTPIQEYCFLELSGPDIKEGVNNCVQRGATSITVVPVLLLTAAHAKVDIPHTLNKVAVSHPDLKFTYGRPLGVQEKIIDALIERIKDRKIITNDMDILLVGRGSSDKDAVQDICTIAKLLKKRTHVNSVEVCFLAAASPRFEPKVKRAAKQGKKNVIILPYLLFTGVLMTSIHKTVNELSLSPEQSFIVSEYLGDHPNLYHLLKDRVFEARKSCFTVDVKHS
- the nirD gene encoding nitrite reductase small subunit NirD, which produces METLLNEVFVAKVEDLPEKIGKTTVVGDLELAIFKLDNGKVHAIENRCPHKGGVLAEGLVSGEHVFCPMHDWKISVKNGKVQEPDVGCVQTFEVAIKNEEVYVLLPE
- a CDS encoding DUF4396 domain-containing protein, whose translation is MLAFISWIALGIGILSSIIIIVDVIRHPQMMKVMNFVWPINGWFFGPIALWTYFKWGRLKAKDNEKEDRRGRPAKVFVSTSHCSAGCTFGDAVGVPIVALTGLMIAGSVLFAHYVVEFILAYIFGIIFQFYAIYPMNKEQGVMGAIKAAVKADSVSLIAFEVGMFGWMAIVHFVLFSEPPKPNEATYWFMMQIAMILGFITSYPANWVLVRKGIKEEM